The following are encoded in a window of Castanea sativa cultivar Marrone di Chiusa Pesio chromosome 5, ASM4071231v1 genomic DNA:
- the LOC142634825 gene encoding uncharacterized protein LOC142634825 gives MRCRNKLLPPPPPPAEPKPPAEDPKKKRKGDTEGTISKDPKKPRQQLLPVQQKKLDKGKGRACSVESGEIGDEAEVRRAPTTWSPDLRLDGAPISCQSSIRAVQQGHAHHLAEALERPLLLPKDMETLEKMSQPQLFLSLKRDLALAIQEVFTAEKFIEDTRKKARTEMEIRLETEKTLGTALAENEKLTSEVAELRREKNVVESNLKTMKTQIEGQRKLLRERDEELSQAQRECSDLKKELALQKVRLPFLSSIAL, from the exons atgcgTTGTcgaaataaat tgttaccacctccccctcctccagctgagccaaaacctccagccgaggatcccaagaagaagagaaagggggatactgaggggacgatcagtaaagaccccaagaaaccaagGCAACAACTCCTACCGGTTCAGCAgaagaagctggacaaaggcaagggtagggcctgctcagttgaaagcggggaaattggggacgaggctgaagtgcgccgagcaccgaccacttGGTCCCCCGatttaagactggacggcgcccctatctcctgccaatccagcaTAAGGGCGGTTCAGCAAGgtcatgcccaccacttggccgaagcgCTGGAGCGCCCTCTCctgttgcccaaggacatggagaccttggaaaaaatgagccagccgcaactatttctctctttaaaaagggatttagcgctg gccattcaggaggtctttacagccgagaaatttatagaagatactcggaagaaggccaggacTGAGATGGAGATTAGGCTGGAGACAGAGAAGACcctgggcacagcccttgctgagaacgaaaagcttacctcggaggtggctgagctgaggagagagaaaaatgtggtcgagtcaaacttgaagaccatgaagacccagatagaaggacagcgcaagctccttcgcgaaagagatgaagagctctcccaagctcaaagggagtgctcggatctgaaaaaggaactggc